Genomic segment of Hydra vulgaris chromosome 08, alternate assembly HydraT2T_AEP:
AAGTATACCAAACTTCTGTGTGGCCGCTAAATAAGCCCAACAAGTTTTAAACAAACGCTCTTGTTATCTTATCAAACATCTGgctgtattaaatttatttccaaataacttttctctaaatgataaaaaaacaattacaagaAAATGTTAGGATATGGAAAACCACTTAGTATCAATTGCGGTAAACCAACTCttctattagttaaaaaatgttctgaaatattttcttatattggaaaaaaagtCTTGGCTGATTTTTCACATCTTGAAAGATGACAGAAAGTGGCTCAAAACTCCTTTATCGGAATAGGACGAGAATACTAACTATTTAAAGATGAAGCTATTTGTCAAAACCTTAAAGGTAACTAACGATGCGGCTGAGAGTAGAATCAAGTTGTGTTCCGATTACCTCTTAATACTTAAAAAGTTATACCagaaattagttaataaattagaaaaaaaaatcaacacaaataaaacatttaaaacagattgtaataatgtttttaatgattaaaatatttctattctTAAGAATAAAGCTGTATGAAACGATATTTTTAACGTGATCGATAATCACAGAATTATTGTTGGCAATATAAATAAGAGGCGGTTATTTGCTTATTTGGCGCAGTACAAAAAACTGCTTCTATAATACGTTTTTTATAGGATGAAATATCCTGCATTAGAAGACAGTTactaattttaatcaaaaaaatattcttttaaacaaataaattttatagaagtAAAGACTATTATTGTTCCACTAAGTGGAAAGTCTTTTCTACAAAGTTTCAATTTTGACgtattttaggtttaaaatgaaaatagtcAAATCAAATTCGGCAGGACCTaatgatgtttttatataattttttcttatataatttacattctTATGTGTAAAGGATCGTGTTTCTTTGAAGACAGGtgaaattttggaaaaatttgttattggcctaccctaatatatataatatacacttgatgagttttttgttgttttcgtGTATTTTTCATATCAATTTATATATCAATGAAATTTCTTAGgatgcaatataaaaaaaatatcatacgTTGTTAATCCAATAAATCACAGCTCATTGACTCTATAATTAAATTAGataattgtattgtttttaaaaaatactcttaATGAAATACTAcatattaaaattctaaaaatatattaagtttcTTGGGCTaccttataaaagaaaaatcttacCTTGTTTATTCAATATTTCACAACTTATCAACTCCATGATAACATTAGATATttgtgttgtttaaaaaaataccctCAATGAAAtactacaaataaaaattttagaaatatatcaatgaaatttctatggataatatagaaaaagaataTCTTATCTAATACATcaaaatatatctatttatatctaatacATCAAAACTCATTAACTCTATCATAACATTAAATAATCctgttgtttcaaaaaatactctcAATGAAATACTACATAtagaaagtataaaaatatattccaattatcttaaatttataaacacattATGGGCTGCACaaatgtaattataaatattctGTATTTCAATAAAAGATGTCTATACATTAAACACGTTTACTTTGCAAAGgaataaagcaaaattataaCGAAAGATCATCGTTACTATTTAATATCTTCATATGCTATCGCTTAATACTACTCGACTTCCAATTTTACTGCAATCTTTTCTTCTTAATAATGTGCCAGGTGATTTAAAAGGCGCTTAAACAGTTTTGCACCTAATTTCTAACAATAAATAGATATTAAAGcataaacttatattataaagtagcaatatatttatttattataacttatcaATAGATTAAAAAACTCACTTACTATACTgtattatcttaattttttatttttgaattgttagtattttttgttcttgattacactgttaagtttttgttttttgttcttGATTACATTGTTAAGCTAACATCATATTCTTTCTTATTCTAACAATTAACTCAATCAAGTCactttttatgtatgtaaaaatatttaatttaaactgaacaaatattaaaaatgggAACAATTATGATTCTACACTTATTTCCAAAAACAAAAGGCAATGTTTAATCTACATATGATTTAAACCCAGTCACACAAAATAATTGTCAGAACAAACTcgtaaaataagtataaaattgtaaccaaaatagataaaaatttttgaagtaaacggaggaataaaatataaaaataaaataaactgtaaaaatGAGTAGAAACTATAAAATCCAATACTCTGTAATGCTTGactaatacaataaaaacattgtaacaataaaaacattattcttcaagaaatatatataaaataacaaagaaaagttaaaacaactaaaaaaaccaTCAAGCATTTTTAGCTTACACTTTAAAGGCACGTTTTGCACGACCAGCTTTTCTGACAGGAGCTTGCATCAACCATCGCTTTATTGACCTCTCGATATCTGTAttactagctttttttttatgtttttgaactGCAACTAGACTTAGTAGCCGCCGCCTCTATTGATCCGCTGCCGCCAATTTAGTTAATATCCAACTACCGccagtttttaattaatagccACTAATAGCCGCTACTTTATTCAAAATGTAGCCGCTGCTAAAATACAGCTgatcagtttttgttttttaaaactataatgttacgctcaattcttttttttttctccgatttttatgaattttgttgTGCTTACTTCATTTTTGCGCTTATTTTTCGTTTGACCATggcaatataataatttttacttccATGGTTTGATTCGGTTTATAATTTGATaacaaatatttcttatttgCCGTCGCATTAGGAGCAAACtgcatataaaagaaatttccTTTTCTTCCAGGTACATTTACTTTTTGGTAGAGATTTAATATGAAAAGATCAATAAATAATACATCATGTCGCGAACCAAATGAAAActcatcaataaaatatttgaagataAGATTGTGCagcacctttaaaaaaaatgtgcttcACTTGTTTGGAATTATTATGAAGAATTAATAGCTGAAAATGGTCAAAATCTCGATGAAAGcaattattattgaaaaccATGTTTGGAAATTGAAAAAGTCAAATTAGATGATAAAAAGCCAGCCCATTTGTCGAAAATTCATTCAGTAAAACGTTCTACATCAAGTGGAAACATGAAAAATCCTTTGTTTTTGGtacacaaaattattattgataaagtatctactgaaaaaaaaatattgtaaaaaattgttgcaGCGTTAGCGGTTCATCATCGAAAGCAAAATTTGATATTACTCGTGACATTGCACTTTGGTTTTGTACCGATTTGCTATCTTTTAATCTTGTTGAAAGAActggttttataaatttttttgaaaaaaatttaggtataGTCACTCCATCACGCTCATCTTTGGCATGCGGGGCTTTAATTGATATGTTCAAAGCTGTCAAAAGCAGTGtcaaagatgttttaaaatatttcattgctGTTTCTTTACTCTTTGATGGCAGATAAATACGAAAAACTGTCATATATAGGTGTAAAGTGTTCAGTAATAACCAGTGAATTGgatagaaaaatttttactttagcTTGTACACCACTGGAAAACCACACAGCAGAAAATATTGCAGATTTTATGAAGAATGTTATTAAAGATATGTTTAGCAAGCAGTATGGAGAGTTACATTTGCATAATGTTCACGATGGTGCTGCAAATATGATGAAGACTTCTAGTCTACTGGGTTGTGAAGAGCCACAACATTGCTTAGCTTATGTGCTGAATTTACTTCTGGTTTCTGATGGTCTTAACAAATGTCCCGAAGTCTTAAAATTGCTTAAGAAATGtcgaaatattgttatatgtttGAGCTTCAAATCTACTGTTCTAATTAACGaatttttgtgtacaaatgATGATGTggatgtttataataaattacgaAAAATTGCTGAAATAAAAGAACTTGTTAATCTTGATGAACAATTCCCAATTAAACTAATATCGAATGAGAATCAATTAAACCCAAATGACAATCCGGTTATTGTAGATAGTGAGGATGAATATGAAAAAATGATATCTATTTGAAGAGAACTCAAAATACAAATCTAAACagcataaaagtttaaaactccAAGTATGTAGTCGACGGAACAGTGCACTTTTTATGACAGAGTCTATTGAACAGTTATATAATggtgtaaaaaaactttaaaaaaaaattggaaaaagagAATTGTGTCTAGATGAATTTGATCTAAAATTATTAAGCAAACTTGTAAAGTTCTTTAAACCATTTCAAAACTTGACAGAAGTTGTGAGTGGGGCTAACTCTCTCTCTATTTTGCCATTGGTCAAGCATAAAGTTGCATCACTCCTCCAGGTATTTTCTAACGATTTACCTGTgataaaaaagcttaaattagCTTGTAGCTCAAAATTAGAACAGCGtctgaaattgtaaaaaacagCCAAATTATCATGTTTGTTAGATCCAGCAGTTACAGGGTGGATGCTCGAAATCCGAACTTTTttgacacaaaataaaaattacaatacagtcgactctcgatatctcgaacaCTAAGGGGACCGGaaaaaaagttcgagatatcgagagttcgagatatcaagaaaagggttgaaaataaataaaattgcccgactttcattaaaacaagttatttttctgacaaaaatcattaacaacaaaaactacaacttttggaaaaaatctgttatctgatattgctttaaattatcCATCTTTTCCATCTTCATTAAACCCTCAAGTTTTAGTGCTAGGGATTGTATTTCATTTCCGTATTTTGAGCTGTATAGCGAAGCATTTTGAAttgtttcaaaaacaatttctaATTGAATATCAGATGGGCGTGGCGGGGCTTCGACGTCAATAGCTTCGTCAACGCTATCTTCAACTTCATTATCGTCGTTTTCAAAATTAGGGTCTAAAATCTGAGCAATGATTTCAGCATCAGTAGCAAGTGAACCGGTGGTTACTACATCGCAATCTAAACCAATGTAAGATTCCGCTGAGAGATCTTCTTGGACGGCACGAGGATCTAACTCTCGCAAACGGTTAAGTTCTtctgtcaaaaatttaaaagaatgatCATCATCAGCTTCTTCAATACTCttgtttgttttgctgataccagcttttttaaagcagttgatGACAGTCTCCTTCGACACAGCATTCCACGAAGAAACAAGATCTTTCATTGCTTGAAGTATAGAAATTTTTGGCATGGGTTCGTTATTATCGACAGCCTTGATACACAAACGCACAATTTTGTGACGATAATGAGCTTTAAGACTTCGTATTACGCCTTGATCCATGGGCTGAAGGGCAGATGTGTTGTTAGGGGGGAAAAATATTAGATTGATGTTGCTTAGCCTTTCAATGTGTGGGTGGGCAGAACAGTTATCCACCAGGAGTGCTACTTTCCTGTCTTGAGCACGAAAAAATGAGTCAAGTTTCATTACCCATTCTGTAAAAAGGTCTCCGGTCATCCAActttttagctgatttttatATGTGCAAGGAAGTTGTTTAATGTGCTTAAAACACCGTGGGTTTTTAGATTTTCCAATAACAAACATAGGTAATTTTTCTCCCGTTGCACTCCCTGCTGCTATGGTATGTTTTGTTTGGTAGGCACTGGTAAAATAGTCCAAACTCATcggcattgaaaatgtttttaagcttGTTATTCAAAAGCAATGTTGGAAGTGTAGTTTCATTCCACGAAGCAGTCATATTATTCGTCACGGCGGCACTTTCGCCTGAGATTATTTTAAAGCTGATGCCGTTCCTAAAAATAGGAAcagaataattaaattttaattacacgtttaaaaaactaaataaattaaatataaacagatacatgttatttgtttatattaaaattgaacaagATCTGACAAAATTTAACTGACCTTTTTTTCCAATTATGAAACCAACAATCAGATGCTTTAAAATCCAACTCTCCTAATGCTTCTGCGAATTTTAGTGCCTTTTCTTTTAGTATGGTACCATCAATTGGTACTTGTTGACTTCTTTTTGCAACGAACCACGTGTATATGGCCTTgtctacatttttgaaattaccaCTACGAAGTTTCTTCCGTTTAGATTTTGTGCCATTTTTTTCCAGTGAGGTTAATaacttggttttatttttaatccaggTTGATAATGTGTTCTTTGGGACTCAATAATTTTTGGCAACCTCTTTGTTAGACATCCCAGTCTCTAGGTCTTTTAATGCCttgcatttttctattatagatTTGTTCGTGAGTTTTCGTTTAACGAGCGGCATGTTGCTGCGTTtgacaaaaagaataaattatatattaaaggaaaacttttcagaaattcgattcttaaaaaaaatcgaatttaaaaatcgaattaaaattttttttttttcgaaaattggaatttaaaaaaatttaattttattaaaacatttttgaaaaaaaaaatgttgaaaagttcGAGATAACAAGAGAAAATTGCATTGTGGACCGAAAATATTGTTTGAGATACCAAAAAGTTCGAGATAATAAggttcgagatatcgagaggATTTTAGCCTAAACTAGTACGTTGTCCAAACTAGTACTAGTACTAGTGTCCATGGGACCGCTaaaaaagttcgagatatcaagtattcgagatatcgagagttGACTGTAAAAGTATTAGTTTCAAAGCtgtatttctgaaattttaaacaGTAATGTACACATATAAGAGCTTTCATTTCACTCAATCCAGATGCCTTTAGCTTCAATGACTTGCTCAATACGCTTCCTGAACCTGAAGCAGGCGTGCTCCACCTCATTGGCCAACATGTTGGCAGCTGCAGTTTTAATTGCTCGCTTCAGAGATTCAACAGTGTTGTGACTTGATTTATTTGTCTCACGTTCCAAAGTGCCCCATACATAATAGTCCAGTGAATTGAGATCTGGTGAGTTTGGAGGCCAAAAGTGCTTCAACCAGAACATAGGGAGATTCTCTTTAAGCCAAACCTGTACCAAATTGGAGGTATGAGCAGGAGCTGAGTCTTGCTAAAACACATATGGCCTACCATTGGAACACTTGTCCATCCAAGGTTTCACCACCTTAATCAGAAGGTCCAAGTAGACTTCTTTGTTGAAATTTTGGCCCTTTAGGAAGAAGTGTGGTGGCATGACATGGCCTTTGCTGGAAACAGACATAAAGAGATGGACAGAGGCTGGAAATTTTGTCTGACCATTCACTGGGACATCTTCTGGGTCTTGAGCCAACCATCTGTTATTTCTTCTGTTTACTTTGGCATCCACAGTAAAAATTTTCTCATCGCTGAAAAAACGAAGTTTACCGGCAGCTTCATGTTTTATTGATGCTAAAAGAACGGAACACTTAGCCACTCTCTTCTCCTTCATTGAAGCAGACAGCATCTGCCTGACTTTCAGGACATAAGACTTGTACTTAAGGTCATCACAGATCACTCTTCTTATGGTGTAATGAGACACATTCATATCTTTGCTCAGTTTCCTGATGGAGGTGCTGCGGTTTTTGTTGATCGACTTCTGTACTCTGCTGATGAAGGCTTTTTTTCCTGATTGGTTTGTGAGCAGTTTTTTCTTTTCGTTCTACAGACTCTGCAACATCATTAAACCTCTTTGCAATATAAACTGTGCTTTTTGGGAAGCCAAACCATTTTATAATCTCTGGGACAGAGTGCCGGCGCGGAGGGACTCAACCACTGctaaatttgcaatttttattttttttcccgaGAGTACAATGTTTGTTTTGATTAATGTTTGAGTTTCGCAACatagaatttaaaaacaaaaaaatgccggcaaatttaaaattgtcgGGATTTCGAGCATCCACCCTgtaattgtttgtttttcatttaattcagtttttttatgtatgaccttcaaatattaataacaattattttaatataaccttttattgtgaattttttttaactttgctattaaatttaattaaattttatttaattaaatttaatagcaAAGTTTCTTTACTTTGCTTTTAGGTGGAActgtttatttttgatttcctaaaacaaatattatcttAATGTGGGTTGCAACGCGAATTGAATTCCTAAACTcgtatatattaaatttaggCCCTGAGTGAAAAAAATggactttatttattatatcaaaactcCATCTATTTTAGTTTTCAGAATTGAAGCTGTATGAGAGTGAGctgaataaaattaatgaacggacaaaatttcatttagaCGTCCGTAGGACGTCAAAAAGGCTTTTTGTGAATTTCTGAACGGACTGTTTTAGACATCCTCGGACGTATTTTAGAGGTCCAAATAGCATCCAATTAGATGCCTTTCGACGTGCTTAGTAGCCAACCATACCCTCATTTATAGAAATGTCTCTTTGTGGATAATTATAAAGACATTTGTTGTGaaaatgttttactaaaaactgaactttaaaaattttattgagtgGTTGTTGATTTAGCACATGGATGTCTGTAAAATGAAGAAATATAAGCAAAAGTTGAAACCGGTCACTTTTGAAGTGGGTAACAAAACAGAGAGTAAATGCAGGGGGATGACTTATCCTAGAACAGTTTAAGGTTTGCTTTTTTGATGAGACCCATGTAGTTACAACTCAAACGAAAGCTTTAATCTCTAAAAGATTGATCAGAACTGAAgtcttcataaaaattaaaatataaaactccaAATTATCGTACTTGGtggtttttgtattaaataatattatatacaatttttaaattaaagttatcgTGCCTTTATCAAATAAACTATCGTTGCTGGAACTTAAAATTCTTCGCTGGTACTACTCTCGTCATCCATACAACTTTCTTCACTGTCGCTCATTTTCAATgccaaatatataaaaacaatataccaaaagatagaaaaaaatgtactttattTAATGCTACCATTTTTAATGAACAGACAGCGGTCCACCAAACGATTATAGttgataacaaacatatatGCGATCAAGAGTTATAGCTCATGAATTTGATAAATTCTTGACATTAGTTCCAAACTAGCAAACAAGATTACTTATATAAATGCtacatttagaaattttttagtaCAAGTGGATAATTGCTCAAGTTCCGACGAAATATATTCTGAACTATCTTTTCAAGAGtttaaaaaagctttcaaaACTCTTTAAAGAAATAAACCAGCCGGAGCAGATGACATAAACGGTAATATAGTCATAGAATGTTTTGAATTCTTAAAAGATATCCTATTGAAGGTCTATGGAGCATCAATACGccaaggagtttttcctgaacaactaaaaattgctaaagttactccaattttaaaagaaggtgattaaacaaatatcagtaattatcgccctatctcaGTCCTctccacattttcaaaaatactaaaacgtattatgtacaatagattatacaattatct
This window contains:
- the LOC136082934 gene encoding tigger transposable element-derived protein 4-like — translated: MPMSLDYFTSAYQTKHTIAAGSATGEKLPMFVIGKSKNPRCFKHIKQLPCTYKNQLKSWMTGDLFTEWVMKLDSFFRAQDRKVALLVDNCSAHPHIERLSNINLIFFPPNNTSALQPMDQGVIRSLKAHYRHKIVRLCIKAVDNNEPMPKISILQAMKDLVSSWNAVSKETVINCFKKAGISKTNKSIEEADDDHSFKFLTEELNRLRELDPRAVQEDLSAESYIGLDCDVVTTGSLATDAEIIAQILDPNFENDDNEVEDSVDEAIDVEAPPRPSDIQLEIVFETIQNASLYSSKYGNEIQSLALKLEGLMKMEKMDNLKQYQITDFFQKL